A single genomic interval of Candidatus Woesearchaeota archaeon harbors:
- a CDS encoding 30S ribosomal protein S27e produces MKLKEPTSKFIKIRCAKCKNEQICFGKSTSVVNCLVCGKPLIEPTGGKTRVKGRVLEVLE; encoded by the coding sequence ATGAAACTAAAAGAGCCAACAAGCAAATTCATAAAGATAAGGTGCGCTAAATGCAAGAATGAGCAGATCTGCTTTGGAAAATCAACATCTGTTGTCAACTGCCTTGTCTGCGGCAAGCCATTGATAGAGCCGACCGGAGGCAAGACGCGCGTAAAAGGCCGCGTTCTAGAGGTGCTTGAGTAA